One region of Microbacterium rhizosphaerae genomic DNA includes:
- a CDS encoding response regulator transcription factor: protein MKVLIADDDPQLVRALRITLGAHGYDVVAAPDGAAAITLAAQSRPDIVLLDLGMPRLDGIEVIHALRGWTDAPIIVVSGRTGSGDKVDALDAGADDYVTKPFQIDELLARLRALSRRTVAAPGTTVVRFGDVTIDLVSRSVSRDGTLVHLTPTEWRMLEFLARNPGALVTRQTLLKEIWGTEQIADSGYLRLYMSQLRKKLEPDASAPRFLLTESGMGYRLVTE, encoded by the coding sequence GTGAAGGTCCTGATCGCCGACGACGATCCGCAGCTCGTGCGGGCCCTGCGCATCACGCTGGGCGCCCACGGCTACGACGTGGTCGCCGCCCCCGACGGCGCCGCCGCGATCACGCTCGCCGCGCAGTCGCGTCCCGACATCGTGCTGCTCGATCTCGGGATGCCGCGACTCGACGGCATCGAGGTCATCCATGCTCTGCGCGGCTGGACCGACGCGCCGATCATCGTCGTGTCGGGCCGCACCGGCTCGGGCGACAAGGTCGACGCGCTGGACGCCGGTGCCGACGACTACGTGACGAAGCCGTTCCAGATCGACGAGCTGCTCGCCCGGCTCCGGGCGCTCTCGCGCCGGACCGTTGCCGCGCCCGGCACCACCGTCGTGCGCTTCGGGGATGTGACCATCGACCTGGTCTCGCGCTCGGTGAGCCGCGACGGCACGCTCGTGCACCTCACCCCGACGGAATGGCGGATGCTCGAGTTCCTCGCGCGCAACCCCGGCGCCCTCGTCACGCGGCAGACCCTGCTGAAGGAGATCTGGGGCACGGAGCAGATCGCCGACTCCGGCTACCTGCGGCTGTACATGTCGCAGCTGCGCAAGAAGCTGGAGCCCGACGCATCCGCCCCCCGCTTCCTCCTCACGGAATCGGGGATGGGCTACCGCCTCGTCACCGAGTGA
- a CDS encoding SRPBCC family protein, with translation MPVTQITSDPEALTMNIAAEFDASVDRVWSVFTDPRQLERFWGPPGWPATFSRFDFTPGGLAQYSLTGPHGATHHARWEFLRIDEPRSYEVLDGFADADGDFVSEMAPMRMVFSFESDGDRTRFTGVTHFESLTALEQSVAMGMVEGTRMAMAQLDTVLQSLREYAQGKGTQVEILDDQHVRITRLVEGPRELVWRAHTEPELLQQWLLGPDGWRMSVCEVDPTVGGRYRYAWEPVVDPSTGSGPAGQAFGFDGETLVVDAPRRSVTTEHMTGTDYPSTVNDLQLYEEDGATLLTLLIEYPDAATRDAVLATGMTEGMETSYQRLEREVLASV, from the coding sequence ATGCCCGTCACCCAGATCACCAGTGATCCCGAGGCCCTGACGATGAACATCGCCGCCGAGTTCGACGCATCCGTCGACCGCGTGTGGTCCGTGTTCACCGACCCGCGCCAGCTCGAGCGGTTCTGGGGCCCTCCGGGATGGCCCGCCACGTTCAGCAGGTTCGACTTCACGCCCGGCGGGCTGGCCCAGTACTCGCTGACCGGTCCCCACGGCGCGACGCACCATGCCCGGTGGGAGTTCCTGCGCATCGACGAGCCGCGGTCGTACGAGGTGCTCGACGGCTTCGCCGACGCGGATGGCGACTTCGTGTCCGAGATGGCGCCGATGCGGATGGTCTTCTCGTTCGAGTCCGACGGAGATCGCACCCGGTTCACCGGCGTGACGCACTTCGAGTCGCTCACCGCGCTCGAGCAGTCGGTGGCGATGGGCATGGTCGAGGGCACGCGGATGGCGATGGCTCAGCTCGACACGGTGCTGCAGAGCCTGCGCGAGTACGCGCAGGGCAAGGGCACCCAGGTCGAGATCCTCGATGACCAGCACGTGCGCATCACGCGCCTCGTCGAGGGTCCGCGCGAGCTCGTGTGGCGTGCGCACACCGAGCCGGAGCTGCTCCAGCAGTGGCTGCTCGGCCCTGACGGCTGGCGCATGAGCGTGTGCGAGGTCGACCCGACGGTCGGCGGCCGCTATCGCTACGCGTGGGAGCCTGTGGTCGACCCCTCGACAGGCTCGGGGCCCGCCGGGCAGGCCTTCGGCTTCGACGGCGAGACCCTCGTCGTCGACGCCCCGCGCCGCAGCGTCACGACGGAGCACATGACGGGCACCGACTACCCGAGCACGGTCAACGACCTGCAGCTCTACGAGGAGGACGGCGCGACGCTGCTCACCCTCCTCATCGAATACCCGGATGCCGCGACCCGCGACGCCGTGCTCGCCACGGGCATGACCGAGGGCATGGAGACCAGCTACCAGCGGCTCGAACGAGAGGTGCTCGCCTCCGTGTGA
- the kdpB gene encoding potassium-transporting ATPase subunit KdpB: MTTAVYGHATEPATPPAPKKTRAFGWSQLVQALPGALRKLNPADQWRNPVMMLVWVGAVLTTVIAIAQPFIPAMQTSGGAPVPLLFTWGIAIWLWITVIFANLAESVAEGRGKAQAATLRKTRATTMATRVAGYDEKGDAAASRAATEQVASTDLKLGDVVVVTAGELIPGDGDIIAGIATVDESAITGESAPVVRESGGDRSAVTGGTRVLSDRIVVRITSKPGETFVDRMIALVEGAARQRTPNEIALSILLSSLTIIFLIVVLTLNPVASYAAKPAGIAVLVALLVCLIPTTIGALLSAIGIAGMDRLVQHNVLAMSGRAVEAAGDVTTLLLDKTGTITYGNRRATEFVALPGVEQGELTRIAAECSLADPTPEGTSVVELAAGRGIHVSAPADATVVPFTAQTRMSGLDLPDGSQLRKGAGSAVLAWLDENGAQVTDATRTALTGIVDGIAADGGTPLVVAVSGPSTSSGTGGARPLGVIHLKDIVKDGLRERFVEMRAMGIRTVMITGDNPLTAKAIATEAGVDDYLAEATPEDKLALIRREQEGGNLVAMTGDGTNDAPALAQADVGVAMNTGTSAAKEAGNMVDLDSDPTKLIDIVRIGKQLLITRGALTTFSLANDIAKYFAIIPAMFMVVYPGLGVLNVMGLHSPASAVTSAIIFNAIIIVLLIPLALRGVTYRPASASQILGRNLLIYGLGGIIAPFIGIKLIDLVIGLIPGF; this comes from the coding sequence ATGACCACCGCCGTCTACGGACACGCAACAGAACCGGCGACTCCTCCGGCACCGAAGAAGACCCGGGCGTTCGGCTGGTCGCAGCTCGTGCAGGCGCTTCCGGGCGCGCTGCGCAAGCTCAACCCCGCCGACCAGTGGCGCAACCCCGTCATGATGCTCGTGTGGGTGGGCGCCGTTCTGACGACGGTCATCGCGATCGCGCAGCCGTTCATCCCCGCGATGCAGACGTCGGGCGGCGCACCGGTCCCCCTGCTGTTCACGTGGGGCATCGCGATCTGGCTCTGGATCACCGTGATCTTCGCCAACCTGGCCGAATCGGTCGCCGAGGGCCGGGGCAAGGCGCAGGCGGCCACGCTCCGCAAGACGCGCGCGACGACGATGGCCACGCGGGTCGCGGGCTACGACGAGAAGGGGGATGCTGCGGCATCCCGCGCCGCGACGGAGCAGGTCGCCTCGACCGACCTGAAGCTCGGCGACGTGGTCGTCGTGACCGCCGGAGAGCTCATCCCCGGCGACGGGGACATCATCGCCGGCATCGCGACCGTCGACGAGTCGGCGATCACGGGCGAGTCCGCCCCGGTGGTGCGCGAGTCGGGCGGTGACCGCAGCGCCGTGACCGGCGGGACGCGCGTGCTCTCCGACCGGATCGTCGTGCGGATCACCTCGAAGCCGGGTGAGACGTTCGTCGACCGCATGATCGCCCTCGTCGAGGGCGCCGCACGTCAGCGGACGCCGAACGAGATCGCGCTCAGCATCCTGCTCTCGAGCCTCACGATCATCTTCCTCATCGTGGTGCTCACCCTGAACCCCGTGGCCTCGTACGCGGCGAAGCCGGCCGGCATCGCGGTGCTCGTCGCACTGCTCGTCTGCCTCATCCCGACGACGATCGGCGCGCTGCTCTCGGCGATCGGCATCGCCGGCATGGACCGCCTCGTGCAGCACAACGTGCTCGCGATGTCGGGGCGCGCGGTCGAGGCGGCAGGCGACGTCACGACGCTGCTGCTCGATAAGACCGGCACGATCACCTACGGCAACCGGCGGGCGACGGAGTTCGTCGCGCTGCCGGGCGTCGAGCAGGGCGAGCTGACCCGCATCGCCGCCGAATGCTCCCTCGCCGACCCCACGCCGGAGGGGACGTCGGTGGTGGAGCTCGCGGCGGGGCGCGGCATCCACGTGTCCGCTCCGGCGGATGCGACGGTCGTGCCGTTCACCGCCCAGACGCGCATGAGCGGTCTCGACCTGCCCGACGGCTCCCAGCTGCGCAAGGGCGCCGGATCGGCGGTCCTCGCCTGGCTCGACGAGAACGGGGCGCAGGTGACGGATGCGACGCGCACGGCGCTGACCGGCATCGTCGACGGCATCGCCGCCGACGGCGGCACGCCGCTCGTGGTCGCCGTGTCCGGCCCCTCGACGAGCTCGGGGACCGGAGGTGCGCGGCCACTGGGGGTCATCCACCTCAAGGACATCGTCAAGGACGGTCTGCGCGAGCGTTTCGTCGAGATGCGGGCGATGGGCATCCGCACCGTCATGATCACGGGTGACAACCCGCTCACGGCGAAGGCGATCGCGACCGAGGCGGGCGTCGACGACTACCTCGCCGAAGCCACGCCCGAGGACAAGCTGGCGCTCATCCGGCGGGAGCAGGAGGGCGGCAACCTCGTCGCGATGACCGGCGACGGCACGAACGATGCTCCCGCGCTGGCGCAGGCGGACGTCGGGGTCGCGATGAACACCGGAACCTCGGCGGCGAAGGAGGCCGGCAACATGGTCGACCTCGACTCCGACCCCACGAAGCTCATCGACATCGTGCGCATCGGCAAGCAGCTGCTCATCACCCGCGGCGCGCTGACGACGTTCTCGCTCGCGAACGACATCGCGAAGTACTTCGCGATCATCCCGGCGATGTTCATGGTCGTGTACCCCGGGCTCGGGGTGCTGAACGTCATGGGCCTGCACTCCCCCGCCTCGGCGGTCACGAGCGCGATCATCTTCAACGCGATCATCATCGTGCTGCTCATCCCGCTGGCCCTCCGCGGAGTCACCTATCGGCCCGCGAGCGCATCGCAGATCCTGGGCCGCAATCTGCTCATCTACGGGCTCGGCGGGATCATCGCGCCGTTCATCGGCATCAAGCTCATCGACCTCGTCATCGGCCTGATCCCGGGCTTCTGA
- the kdpC gene encoding potassium-transporting ATPase subunit KdpC, producing MSTTTASVRPLRPAHPGRRGSLRTLWAALRAMLVATAVLGVGYPLLITAVGQSAFPGQANGSLVTDAQGAAVGSALLGQSFSEAHGAPLPQYFQPRPSAAGKGYDGAASGGSNLGPNNSTLVTRIDKTRAALAAFNGVDPSQLPPDALTSSASGLDPDISVAYALLQVDRVARARNLPPTSVRDLVEANVIPRDLGFLGEPRVNVLKLNLALDAVTR from the coding sequence GTGTCCACCACCACTGCATCCGTCCGGCCCCTGCGTCCGGCGCATCCCGGCCGGCGCGGCTCGCTGCGCACACTGTGGGCCGCGCTTCGCGCCATGCTCGTCGCGACCGCCGTCCTCGGGGTCGGCTACCCGCTGCTGATCACGGCGGTCGGGCAGTCGGCCTTCCCCGGGCAGGCCAACGGATCCCTCGTCACCGACGCGCAGGGCGCCGCCGTCGGCTCGGCTTTGCTCGGCCAGAGCTTCTCCGAAGCCCACGGCGCCCCCCTGCCGCAGTATTTCCAGCCGCGGCCGTCCGCCGCCGGCAAGGGGTACGACGGCGCGGCATCCGGCGGCTCGAACCTCGGGCCGAACAACTCGACGCTCGTGACGCGGATCGACAAGACCCGCGCAGCCCTCGCCGCGTTCAACGGCGTGGATCCGTCGCAGCTGCCGCCGGATGCCCTGACCTCGTCGGCCTCGGGCCTCGATCCCGACATCAGCGTCGCCTACGCGCTCCTCCAGGTCGATCGTGTGGCCCGGGCGCGGAATCTGCCGCCGACGTCGGTGCGCGATCTCGTCGAGGCGAACGTCATCCCGCGCGATCTGGGCTTCCTCGGCGAGCCGCGCGTGAACGTCCTGAAGCTCAATCTCGCCCTCGATGCCGTCACCCGATGA
- a CDS encoding alpha/beta fold hydrolase, translating to MTENTVTIATQVVGEGEDAITYDVRGDLSSGVPLFVFGAPMDASGFQQLAEHFADRPVVTYDPRGAGRNPVGTSDISTAQHADDIHRVVAALGVGPVDAFGSSGGAVNLLAAAATHPEDFRTIVAHEPPNATFLPDGEEVLEVIADLKKTYAEKGDGAAMAKFVALVMHDGPVPDGYLDQPAPDPAMFGMPSEDDGSRTNPLFRNMPAIIEYRVDTEALRGFGDRLVIAAGVQSGDTMAARGARAVATEVGIEPTEFPSHHGGFQDSPGYPGDPDAFAARLREVLDR from the coding sequence ATGACCGAGAACACCGTGACCATCGCCACGCAGGTCGTCGGCGAGGGCGAGGACGCGATCACGTACGACGTGCGGGGAGACCTGTCGTCCGGGGTGCCGCTGTTCGTGTTCGGCGCGCCGATGGATGCCTCGGGCTTCCAGCAGCTCGCCGAGCACTTCGCCGACCGGCCCGTCGTCACCTACGACCCGCGCGGCGCAGGCCGCAACCCGGTCGGCACGTCCGACATCAGCACGGCGCAGCACGCCGACGACATCCACCGGGTCGTCGCTGCGCTCGGCGTCGGGCCGGTCGACGCCTTCGGTTCGAGCGGTGGCGCCGTCAACCTGCTCGCGGCCGCCGCGACGCACCCCGAGGACTTCCGCACCATCGTGGCGCACGAGCCGCCGAACGCCACCTTCCTTCCGGACGGCGAGGAGGTGCTCGAGGTCATCGCCGACCTGAAGAAGACGTACGCCGAGAAGGGCGACGGCGCTGCCATGGCGAAGTTCGTCGCGCTCGTGATGCACGACGGGCCCGTGCCCGACGGCTACCTCGACCAGCCCGCGCCCGATCCCGCGATGTTCGGGATGCCCTCGGAGGACGACGGCTCGCGCACCAACCCGCTGTTCCGCAACATGCCGGCGATCATCGAGTACCGGGTCGACACCGAGGCTCTGCGGGGCTTCGGCGACCGGCTCGTGATCGCCGCGGGTGTGCAGTCCGGCGACACGATGGCCGCCCGCGGAGCCCGCGCGGTGGCGACCGAGGTCGGCATCGAGCCGACGGAGTTCCCGAGCCACCACGGCGGATTCCAGGACTCGCCCGGGTACCCCGGCGACCCGGACGCCTTCGCCGCCCGCCTGCGCGAGGTGCTCGACCGCTAG
- a CDS encoding aminotransferase class V-fold PLP-dependent enzyme has protein sequence MTRADFPLLAAHPELVYLDSAATSQRPASVIAAERAFVEHDYAAVHRGASEAVGRSTEAFEGARERVARFVGAQPDEIVWAENATDALNIVALGISDASAGLGAPDLALRECDEILVTEAEHHANLIPWQRVAARTGAVLRWAEVADDGTWTIDALRAASSRRTRIIAVAHVSNVTGYIAPVADVVALARELGALTVLDACQSAPHISLDLAALGVDFAAFSGHKMLGPTGIGVLYGRSELLNALPPARTGGSTITTVTMTDAQFLPAPQRFEAGTQPVTQVVGLGAAVDYLSAFGMDRLHAHERELAGLLTDAVASVPGVRLLGPEPGRERASLVSVDVDGVHAHDVGQFLDSRGIAVRVGHHCAQPLHRRLGITASTRASAYLYTTPDDVAAFAAALAEVRPFFGADR, from the coding sequence GTGACCCGCGCCGATTTCCCGCTGCTGGCCGCGCACCCCGAGCTCGTCTACCTCGACTCGGCCGCGACGTCGCAGCGACCCGCATCCGTGATCGCCGCCGAGCGCGCCTTCGTCGAACACGACTACGCGGCGGTGCACCGCGGCGCGAGCGAAGCCGTCGGGCGCTCGACGGAGGCCTTCGAGGGCGCGCGCGAGCGCGTGGCGCGGTTCGTCGGCGCGCAGCCGGACGAGATCGTGTGGGCCGAGAACGCGACGGATGCGCTGAACATCGTCGCGCTGGGGATCTCGGATGCGAGCGCCGGCCTCGGCGCTCCCGACCTCGCGCTGCGCGAGTGCGACGAGATCCTCGTGACGGAGGCCGAGCACCACGCCAACCTCATCCCGTGGCAGCGGGTCGCCGCGCGGACCGGGGCGGTGCTGCGCTGGGCGGAGGTCGCCGACGACGGCACGTGGACCATCGACGCGCTGCGCGCAGCATCCTCTCGCCGCACCCGCATCATCGCCGTCGCGCACGTCTCCAACGTCACCGGCTACATCGCGCCGGTCGCGGACGTCGTCGCGCTGGCGCGCGAGCTCGGCGCACTGACCGTGCTGGACGCGTGCCAGTCCGCGCCCCACATATCGCTGGATCTCGCGGCCCTCGGGGTCGACTTCGCCGCGTTCTCGGGGCACAAGATGCTCGGCCCGACGGGAATCGGCGTGCTCTACGGCCGCAGCGAGCTGCTGAACGCCCTGCCTCCGGCCCGCACCGGCGGCTCGACCATCACGACGGTGACGATGACGGATGCGCAGTTCCTCCCCGCTCCGCAGCGATTCGAGGCCGGAACGCAGCCTGTGACGCAGGTCGTCGGCCTGGGTGCCGCCGTCGACTACCTCTCCGCGTTCGGGATGGACCGCCTGCACGCGCACGAGCGCGAGCTGGCCGGACTGCTGACGGATGCCGTGGCCTCGGTGCCCGGCGTGCGGCTGCTGGGTCCCGAGCCGGGCCGCGAGCGCGCATCCCTCGTCAGCGTCGACGTCGACGGCGTGCACGCGCACGACGTCGGGCAGTTCCTCGACTCCCGCGGCATCGCCGTCCGCGTCGGGCACCACTGCGCGCAGCCGCTGCACCGTCGCCTCGGGATCACGGCATCCACCCGCGCCAGCGCCTACCTGTACACGACCCCCGACGACGTGGCGGCCTTCGCCGCCGCACTCGCCGAGGTCCGCCCGTTCTTCGGAGCCGACCGATGA
- a CDS encoding ArsR/SmtB family transcription factor: protein MVVEEQLTDDEVDRIFRALADATRRDILRRTIEAEQSVSALAAAYDMSFAAVQKHVAVLEAARLIIKRAEGRERLVRTDPARIARAQQLLERYQELWRHRIDAIDALLAEPPRPDTPGGSNARHPDHQ, encoded by the coding sequence ATGGTTGTAGAAGAACAGCTGACCGACGACGAGGTGGACCGGATCTTCCGGGCCCTCGCCGACGCGACGCGGCGCGACATCCTGCGCCGCACGATCGAGGCCGAGCAGTCGGTCTCGGCGCTCGCCGCGGCCTACGACATGTCGTTCGCCGCGGTGCAGAAGCACGTCGCCGTGCTCGAGGCCGCCCGCCTGATCATCAAGCGGGCCGAGGGAAGGGAGCGACTCGTGCGCACCGACCCCGCACGCATCGCCCGGGCGCAGCAGCTGCTCGAGCGCTACCAGGAGCTCTGGCGGCACCGCATCGACGCCATCGACGCGCTGCTCGCCGAACCACCCAGACCGGACACCCCAGGAGGAAGCAATGCCCGTCACCCAGATCACCAGTGA
- the sufU gene encoding Fe-S cluster assembly sulfur transfer protein SufU has protein sequence MSAGLEGLYQEVILDHARRKVGAGSSEGWAHTHHEVNPTCGDEITVGATVDDGHVHLVWEGRGCSISTASASAMSELVADASPADVHEAIDAFRTMMRSRGEGEPPELLGDAEVFQGVARYVMRVKCAMLPWVALEAALAQAESAAEA, from the coding sequence ATGAGCGCCGGGCTGGAGGGCCTGTACCAGGAGGTCATCCTCGACCACGCGCGGCGCAAGGTCGGCGCGGGCTCATCCGAGGGCTGGGCGCACACGCACCACGAGGTGAACCCCACGTGCGGCGACGAGATCACCGTCGGCGCGACGGTGGACGACGGTCATGTCCACCTCGTGTGGGAGGGGCGTGGATGCAGCATCTCCACGGCATCCGCGTCGGCGATGTCGGAGCTGGTGGCGGATGCCTCCCCCGCCGACGTCCACGAGGCCATCGACGCCTTCCGCACGATGATGCGCTCGCGCGGCGAGGGCGAACCGCCGGAGCTGCTCGGGGATGCCGAGGTCTTCCAGGGCGTGGCCCGATACGTCATGCGGGTCAAGTGCGCGATGCTGCCCTGGGTCGCGCTCGAGGCCGCCCTCGCCCAGGCCGAGAGCGCCGCCGAGGCCTGA
- a CDS encoding sensor histidine kinase: protein MKRGRLRVLLGAAPGVGKTYEMLEEGRTRKAGGVDVVIGIVETHGRTATAALTEGLEQVPRRSVRYREVDLDELDVDAVLERSPQVALVDELAHTNAPGSRHEKRWQDVDEILDAGIDVITTVNVQHIESLSDVVAQITGIVQRETVPDAVVRGADQIEVVDLAPQSLRDRLAAGQVYPADRIDAALSNYFRLGNLTALRELALLWLADEVDSALNLYRAEHGIEGTWRARERVVVALTGGAEGETLIRRGARIAARAAGGELLAVHVSSQDGLRAGPPSALAEQRALVEALDGTYHQVVGDDVPVTLVEFARSVNATQLVIGASRRGRLAAALTGPGIGATVVRESGDIDVHIVTHAAAAGRFALPRVRGGALSARRRILGFAVALVCGPLLSLVLYSWRGSDAITAQVLAYQLLVVIVALIGGIWPALFAAVLSGLTLDYLFVAPLFTVTIAAPAHALALALYVVNAILVSLVVDRSARRTRAAQRAAAESELIATVAGSVLRGESAVPALVSRAREAFGLAGVRLLTADGTVVATDGEPLPDERVERVAVGPDHVLELHGAELDASARRLLDVIAAQIEAALEHSTLAGAAREVDALAAADNVRTALLSAVSHDLRRPLAAAVAAVGGLRAAGASLSDADRAELLATADESLGTLSQLVTDLLDVSRVQAGVLAVSLTALDAADVVLAAVDELGLGPAEVELALDEAVPAVRADPVLLQRVIVNVLANAVRHSPPGTRARVATSGLGDTVEIRIVDRGAGVPADQRDAMFAPFQRMGDTDNTVGLGLGLALSRGFAEGMGGSLAAEDTPGGGLTMVVSLPAAVASLPSPAVTAAPQAASGKVDS, encoded by the coding sequence ATGAAGCGCGGCAGGCTGCGCGTCCTGCTCGGCGCCGCTCCCGGCGTCGGCAAGACGTACGAGATGCTCGAAGAGGGCCGCACCCGCAAGGCGGGGGGCGTCGACGTCGTGATCGGGATCGTCGAGACGCACGGCCGCACCGCGACCGCCGCCCTCACCGAGGGGCTCGAGCAGGTGCCGCGCCGGTCGGTCCGCTACCGCGAGGTCGACCTCGACGAACTGGACGTCGATGCGGTCCTCGAGCGCTCCCCTCAGGTGGCGCTGGTCGACGAGCTCGCCCACACGAACGCGCCCGGATCGCGGCACGAGAAGCGCTGGCAGGACGTCGACGAGATCCTGGATGCCGGCATCGACGTCATCACGACCGTGAACGTGCAGCACATCGAGTCGCTGAGCGATGTCGTCGCGCAGATCACGGGCATCGTGCAGCGCGAGACGGTTCCGGATGCCGTGGTCCGCGGCGCGGACCAGATCGAGGTCGTCGACCTCGCACCGCAGTCGCTACGCGACCGGCTCGCCGCCGGTCAGGTGTACCCCGCCGACCGGATCGACGCCGCGCTGTCGAACTACTTCCGCCTGGGCAACCTCACGGCGCTGCGCGAACTCGCGCTGCTGTGGCTCGCGGACGAGGTCGACAGCGCGCTGAACCTCTATCGCGCCGAGCATGGCATCGAGGGCACGTGGCGCGCCCGCGAGCGGGTCGTCGTCGCGCTCACGGGCGGCGCCGAGGGCGAGACCCTCATCCGCCGCGGCGCCCGCATCGCCGCCAGGGCGGCGGGCGGCGAGCTCCTGGCCGTGCACGTCTCGAGCCAGGACGGCCTGCGTGCCGGCCCGCCCAGCGCACTCGCCGAGCAGCGCGCGCTCGTCGAGGCGCTGGACGGCACGTACCACCAGGTCGTCGGAGACGACGTCCCGGTCACCCTCGTCGAGTTCGCGCGCTCGGTGAACGCGACGCAGCTCGTCATCGGCGCGAGCCGCCGCGGGAGGCTGGCCGCGGCCCTGACCGGACCGGGCATCGGTGCCACCGTCGTCCGCGAGTCGGGCGACATCGACGTGCACATCGTGACCCACGCGGCGGCCGCCGGTCGGTTCGCCCTGCCGCGCGTGCGCGGTGGAGCGCTCAGCGCCCGCCGCCGCATCCTCGGGTTCGCCGTCGCCCTCGTGTGCGGCCCGTTGCTGTCGCTCGTCCTGTACTCGTGGCGCGGCAGCGACGCCATCACGGCCCAGGTGCTCGCGTACCAGCTCCTCGTCGTGATCGTCGCGCTCATCGGCGGCATCTGGCCCGCCCTGTTCGCCGCCGTCCTGTCGGGGCTGACCCTCGACTACCTCTTCGTCGCGCCGCTGTTCACCGTGACGATCGCGGCGCCGGCGCACGCCCTCGCCCTGGCCCTGTACGTCGTCAATGCCATCCTCGTGAGCCTCGTGGTCGACCGCTCGGCCCGGCGCACGCGTGCCGCCCAGCGCGCCGCCGCCGAATCGGAGCTCATCGCCACCGTCGCGGGCAGCGTGCTGCGCGGCGAGTCGGCCGTGCCGGCGCTCGTGTCGCGCGCACGGGAGGCCTTCGGGCTCGCCGGCGTGCGCCTGCTCACCGCCGACGGCACCGTGGTGGCGACCGACGGCGAGCCCCTGCCCGACGAGCGGGTCGAGCGTGTGGCGGTCGGCCCGGATCACGTGCTCGAACTCCACGGGGCGGAACTGGATGCGTCGGCCCGCCGCCTGCTCGACGTGATCGCCGCGCAGATCGAGGCCGCGCTGGAGCACTCGACCCTCGCCGGCGCGGCCCGCGAGGTCGACGCGCTGGCCGCCGCCGACAATGTGCGGACGGCGCTGCTCTCGGCCGTGAGCCACGACCTGCGGCGCCCCCTCGCTGCCGCCGTCGCCGCGGTGGGCGGCCTGCGGGCCGCGGGCGCCTCACTCTCCGACGCCGACCGCGCCGAGCTGCTCGCGACCGCCGACGAGAGCCTCGGCACCCTGTCGCAGCTCGTCACCGACCTCCTCGACGTCAGCCGCGTCCAGGCGGGGGTGCTCGCCGTGTCGCTCACCGCCCTGGACGCCGCCGACGTCGTGCTCGCGGCCGTCGACGAGCTCGGACTCGGTCCGGCGGAGGTCGAGCTGGCCCTCGACGAGGCCGTCCCCGCCGTGCGCGCGGACCCCGTGCTGCTGCAGCGCGTGATCGTGAACGTCCTGGCCAACGCCGTGCGGCACTCGCCTCCCGGCACACGCGCACGCGTCGCGACGAGCGGCCTCGGCGATACGGTCGAGATCCGGATCGTCGACCGCGGCGCCGGCGTCCCCGCCGACCAGCGCGACGCGATGTTCGCGCCGTTCCAGCGCATGGGCGACACCGACAACACCGTCGGGCTCGGTCTCGGTCTCGCCCTCTCCCGCGGTTTCGCCGAGGGCATGGGCGGATCGCTCGCCGCGGAAGACACCCCCGGCGGCGGCCTCACGATGGTCGTGTCGCTGCCGGCGGCCGTGGCATCCCTCCCCTCCCCTGCCGTCACGGCCGCGCCACAGGCCGCTTCGGGCAAGGTGGACTCGTGA
- a CDS encoding TraR/DksA family transcriptional regulator has product MAPTPDPVRRLQERAQELDDLLALLENDERDIRADRAASSADDEHDPEGVTLSAEWQRIDALRRSAEAERAEVAAALVRVQDGGYGVCIRCGRRIPAARLEARPMATMCVECAAATGG; this is encoded by the coding sequence ATGGCGCCGACACCCGACCCCGTCCGCAGACTGCAGGAGCGCGCGCAGGAGCTCGATGACCTGCTGGCACTGCTCGAGAACGACGAGCGCGACATCCGGGCCGATCGTGCCGCCTCCTCCGCCGACGACGAGCACGACCCCGAAGGCGTGACGCTCTCCGCCGAGTGGCAGCGGATCGATGCCCTTCGACGCTCCGCCGAAGCCGAGCGCGCCGAGGTCGCAGCGGCGCTCGTGCGTGTGCAGGACGGCGGCTACGGAGTGTGCATCCGCTGCGGGCGCCGCATCCCGGCCGCCCGCCTGGAGGCTCGCCCCATGGCGACGATGTGCGTCGAGTGCGCGGCGGCCACCGGCGGCTGA